GAAATATCTCGGAACACGAGAGACCTGTAAGATGGAAATAACTAGGTTAACTGCAAGCTCAGGCTTGTTAAGAAAATGCATTACCAAATGGGATTATTATGCTGTAGCTGTGATTAAATTTGATAAGAAATGAGGCTACCAAAATTTCCAGACTGATTTTCCCAAAGATTCGTTTAACAATGACGAGCATAAATTGAATTCATCAAATTGTATTCTTCCAGAAATCCCAATTGGGAATAATATATGTAGGCTACTTGATGCAAATAGAAGGTGAATGGATAGTAACATACCTATCAGCGCTGCAACTTAGAATTTCCTGACGAGTGAGCTTTACAGATGTCACAGCAGCTGAGTGGTCATCGATACTCTTAATGAGATTAAATTCCCTGACAAGAAATAAAATCCTAATTGAAATACAAGCTAAGCGGTTGAGAAAATTATGGGACTAATGATGTTTAAACCTTTTCACATCGAAAAGATGGATGATTCGATCACGCCCCCCTGATGCAAGGAAGTAATTGCCATCCACGACTTCTTTAGAAAAATCACATTTGTTGCTTGACAAACTGAAGCTCAACGAAAGGATCTCTGCATCATGGACACCCTGCCAGAAGAACCTAAGTTTTCACTATGATAAATCCAGATTATGGGCTTCTATTGCCTTTTTTTCTTCTTGATGAATGGCTTATTTTGCTTTGTTTCCACAAAAAAAAACTCCAAATTACATCTATCCCACTAGTTTTATGTTTAAACTCAGCATAAGTATGCTCTCGACCCTTCATCTTTAAATAAACTTTTATACCTGAAAACAAGTGTAGTCAGATGTGTCCAGATTGTAGATGTGAAGGTTTCCCTCACAATCGCCAGCTGCCAGGTACTTCCCATCTGAGCTAGCAGCCATTGAGCGAAACCCCTGAGTCCTAATCCTCGCCTCCATGATGTTCCGCTCAAAAATTCCAGCACTAACTGGAGTGACAAAACAGGAAGGGATAACCGGTATGTGAGAGAACACCACACAAGAATTCCCCCCaaaggaaaaaaattcattctTGACAAAATCTTACAGATTCCATACATTTATTTCCATGtacatattttcaaaaaaaaatagacaaagAAAAAGAGAGCTAAAATAATCATGGAAATTACCTAAACGCATAGTAACCAATGATTCTGTATTAAAAAGATGACTGCCAGAGTCATTATCTACCAAATCAGGTTGCAAAGCTAGATCCCAGACCCTAATAGTACCATCAGCTGAGCATGTTGCAAAGGAAACTCCGCCAGGACAGCCTCTAGCAACACATGCAAGAGATGGATCATGCATGTTTTCGCAACAAAGGTTTTTGACATCCCAAATGCATGCAGCGTGTGAAACTAGCACACAACACTTCCTGGTCTGGAAGTTTAAGAAAAAATAGGTTACAATAACATGTACAAATGTTTAAGCTCCAACAAACTATTGGGAAGAAGAATTTAGGCAACAAAAAAATCTTATGCATTGAAACTCAAAAGTAACAAGATATGAAAGTTTTTGCAGAAACAAGCAAACAGTAAATACCATTCGTTATAGGAAGTAATCACCTTATTCATGTCATGGATATCCCATACATAGAGAGAATGATCTCCATATATAACCACTGGCAAACAGAAACATCAGTATTTAACTTGTAAAAAATTCCATTTTTAACAACGCAAACGAGTAAAGTGCTTGAATACTTACCCAACTTTTCTGAGGTAGAAAATTGACAAGCTAAAGCATCAGGAAGAGTAGGTATAAGTTGAAAATCTTTTTCAGTGGTGCTGCTCTGGTAGACAACATCAGTTTCCCCCTGGCAACTTTTGGTTTGGGAGTATAGTAAACTTCCAGAGTAATTGAGAGTCTCAATAGTAAAGAGTTGTACAATTCCGTTACAACATGCACAGGCAATGAGGTTATCAGATGCAGATAGAGCAAAACCTTTTTCAACCTGAAATTTGAGATCAACAAGTTGAAAAACACGGTAAAACTGAAAAGTTGCAATACGAAACCATTATTATTGCAGTTCATATACTTATAATCATGATAAAACAACTTCCAAACATAGATTTTCCTGATTGTTGTTTATGACCCATTAGACATGACTATCCATTTCAACACCCAACTATGCACTATATCACAAGGACATAAGATAGCTCAaaccttttaaattttacatcAACATAATAGCATGCTTCGTGCTAATGGGAGTTCAAATTGTAATCACTTGGGCATCCAGTAATCTACTCAGCCTATTGCACcttgatttttgtttcaattattcACTATTATCAAGTGGCTTTACAATGGCGAATTGAAATACCTTTAGATCAACTGACTTTCGTATTGCTAACCCATTATCCACGAGGCATAAAACACCTGTATATTAAACAAGCAATTTGGAAATGACCTTTGGTCACAAAATATACTTCAACAACACCAATGCTTTTCAAAATTGTCGGACTGCTAAGTAAAAGAAATCTGACCTTCATCAGTTAATGCATAAACAGGAAATGGATCACCAGCTTGTTTACTATTAACAAGACCATTACTAGTCACTGCAGATGTGACAGATGAAAACGATCTTCCTTTCTGAGGACCCAGATTAACAGGTCTGCCATGCGTTGTCACTGAAATGGTCCCTTTATTTAAGCGGGTCCCAGGAGATGATCCAATTGTCCAGAACTTCAAGTGCTTCTTCCCAGCAGTAATGACGAATTTGCCATCAGTTGAGAAGCTCACAGAGGTAACAGCAGAACAAGATGAACTTGCCTTTAGCTTTGTTACCAGCACCCCACTCCGCCAATTCCAAAGATAGATATAGCCCCCAACAGATACAAGATGCTCCCCTGGAAGAGAAGAAAACGACCATATTATTTGgagaaaatgaataaaaataagacTGTCTAGGCAAGATTCTACTGAAAAACAGGAGCATGCAATTGATAGATTATAACTCACCATCAGGCGAAAAAGAGATACATTCAACTCCATATAGGTGATCCTTCAGTTCAGATATCAAAGCCAAAGTTGAACAGTCCCACACTAGAACTGTAGGTTTATTCCCTGACTGCAAAATCACAATAGATATTTCATGAAAAGAGATAACAAAAGAAGATTTTAACATCGTTCTTCAGAGACCTCACCCAATACAATGACCAAATAAAGCTATAAATCACTatagatttctttaatttttctccataaattcaaattcaataatGACTTCAACGAACCAGAAtgaaaaataaaccaaacaaaacacatatactCACCATTTCATTTTAACATGTGCATATAAggttaaaaaatgaaagaacTCAATTAATTAGATTCTAGATAGTCGAATTTCATTGCAATCACCATGATTTCGCAATATATCAATTGATCTGACCTCTTGCACATGATATATTCTACTAGTAAGAGAGAGTATTCATAGCCAAATTATGAGACCTTCTCCTataattaaattactaaatctGTTCGAGCAGCTTTCAAATTTTGGCCTCAAAATCAAACTCCATTCAACAACATAACAAAATTACATAACCATACTAAACAAATCACAAACAAACTACCTCTCCAGCAGCAATAAAACGTCCGTCGTGTGAGAGAGCCACACAGCTCAAGGGCTTAGGCGATCGATGAGACACCATGAGATGCGATTGTTTGCCGGAATCCACATTGTAAACAACCACCACGCAGCCTGCCACGTAAGCACAGCTGGATGTACACACATTCGAAGCTAATCCATTAGCGTTCTTCGTTGTCAATCCAATGATTTCTTCCAAAAGAAGCTGCTGCTGCAGCTAGAAAGTTGCAGTTCACTCAAAATCAGAGGTATAGTTACTGgcaattataaaatttagggtTAAAGAATATACATACTTTAGGAGATGATGCGTCTTGTTTCTTGAACTTGCGATTTGGCTTCATTTTTGAATTGAGAACCCTaatttaatttgagatttttaGTGTTCTTCATATGGTAGGCGTAGCCGTTATGATTTGGAGGAGAGAGACGAGGCGGGAAACTGGTACAAAAATGTAAATgcaagtaaaatttaaaaagaaaataaatgtgGGGCTAAAGGCgaattcttatatttttattttgataatcgAGAAGAGAACGTTTGAGGGAGGAATTGAACTCACAATCTCACAAAATGTTGTTTAATGCTTATAGCATTTGAGTAATAGCTCATCGATAAATTGAATTTCTTTATTGGCAAACGGTGCTGATAATAGGATGTGTGTTAGTCGATTAAATATGACTTtcagtttaataaaaatgtatatataaaaaataaaattagcaatTAATGTAAGATAAATTATAGTGTACTGATAAATTTTATCGCTTTGAAGTTTTaaacatataataaaattaaacttttttaataattttttttttatatatatatatatatacatataaattttaaattttttaaattaaaaattgaacgaaataaagtacataaaaataatataatctgattttgttattttaaatttgccTAATTGTTGAAATTCCAAATCGGGTTTAAGAAAAACCCGAATAGGCAACTTAAGAGATTgtaaatgataaattaaaaaaaacggaATAAAGAATTTAGAGAGAGTTAAAGATTAGGTAAATTTGAGACatgagatttagagtggttgtCCTACATCTACTACTCaattaaaagtttagatttagAATTCACTAATCAAGGTTGACATGTCGAAgttttttaagattttattgttttttttatctaaacaCCAACTAATACGAGTTTCttcaaaactaaattataacttataagaGGTTGATTTTCTAGTGCTAATCAAGAACCCGTAAAGTGAGTAGTTTACAAGTTTACTTCAAAATTACAACAACAAATATGAAGTAAGAAAAAAGAGAATATTATTCTTTCAAAGATGTAATTGCTAACCTTAAAACAATGCAAAATTAATATCTATTTATACTCATACAAAACCTTACAAAGCTAACAAGCAAACCAACTTTTTGCTGCGATCTAATTTGAAGACAAATTTTTCAAACGGCTAGTGCCACATATCATCACTTCATTGaggtttatcaaatatatttattggATCTTTCACGGTCATTTATGTCGCGCTCGTGATGCTATTCATGAAGTTAGGGTTTGATGAACTGTCAGTGTCGCGCCCGCAATCCAAGGGTCACATCCGTGACTACATTCTATAACGGGTGCAAAAAACAATTTGTTTCTCTAAAATGGAGAAAACTCGTTTTTCTAGAAAGCTCTGAATCAATCCTTAAGTGTTTAGAGATGTTCTTATACACTTATGAAGATGATTAGAAGTTTAGGACACTCataattgattgtcaaaattaaatcaAAGGAGAATGAAAAGATAAAGGTCCAAtgattattttctaaattcaaatgttttcgtattttatcaattgcgatcaaatcttttaatttttactattaTCTCCAAGAGtttaggtttaaattactatttcaccaaaaaaaaaattaaaaaaaatatttctttttttatattttaattatctttaaCTAATATCCCTTTTATAAAAGAGTTTCAGTTATATTTAACGTAAAAGTTAAGTGAAAAATAGTGATCCTAATTTTGGATATTAATTGGCTATGAtgaaaattagttaatttatatatatatatatatatatatatatatatatatatatatatatatatatatatatatatatatatatatatatatattgcagTTAAAAAAACCGAGCCTATCAAATAGTTTCATTTCAGTATCATTATGTACTTGTATTAcggtttagtttgatttgaacatttaacaaattttaatcTGCTCGGTTTTGGCCGATTTTATCTAATTTCAAATCAAGCCGTACCAATCAATATACACCCCTAATCGAAGCAATAATTTTTGGTTAACGATCGATCATCCTATTAAAGACGCGGATTATTTCAGATTCGAGCTATAACCATGATTGGACTATACAAGCGATACCAATACAGTGATTTGTTCtgattttttgagttttttttgtcaaagttcTTAGTTTTTGAGTGATAGGCATATTTTAGTTTATGCCTTCAGAATTTATAATTGTAGAGAATTTGGTTTGAATTATTATTGaatctataattttaattttcagatctgtattcttatttttgttttgaagtTTGATGCTTTTAAAATTTCGGTTAaatggttcggttcggtcggttaaaaccgaaatatcgatgtaccgaaccgaaaaaaccatTCACCGAAATAGGTGGTTTGGTTTTCATTAATTAGGGGTGGTTTGGTTCGGATATGGCAAAGTGCActccgaaccgaaccgtgcaCACCCCTACTTTTATCCATGTCATTATTTCAGGTTTATTTTCCTTTGTCATTAGCATTACTGCATGATCTATTATATTCTGAACTACTTTTTCTTCTGTTTTGGCTTTCCAGAGTTGGCAAATGTTGACCCTCATGCTTCCAGAAACAAAGATGATCAATGATGTAGTCTTTTTGCTTTTGAATTAGAGCTTTCTGGTGGTGGAAGACAAACTGTAGAACTGATCCAGTGTCCCTTGTCCCTTTTGATATCAGAAGCTATGATCCTATGAAACTCTGAAAAGTGAAAAACTATGAACTCCCTTTGGTGGATCATGTCCCTTTTGACCCTTCTGAAAAGCTCTGATGTTATCATTGCTATGCCCCTTCTAAATCTGAACTTTGCTACATTGGTGGTGGGAAGCAAAATAAGAAGTATGTTTT
This region of Mercurialis annua linkage group LG1-X, ddMerAnnu1.2, whole genome shotgun sequence genomic DNA includes:
- the LOC126665648 gene encoding uncharacterized protein LOC126665648 isoform X5 — encoded protein: MKPNRKFKKQDASSPKLQQQLLLEEIIGLTTKNANGLASNVCTSSCAYVAGCVVVVYNVDSGKQSHLMVSHRSPKPLSCVALSHDGRFIAAGESGNKPTVLVWDCSTLALISELKDHLYGVECISFSPDGEHLVSVGGYIYLWNWRSGVLVTKLKASSSCSAVTSVSFSTDGKFVITAGKKHLKFWTIGSSPGTRLNKGTISVTTHGRPVNLGPQKGRSFSSVTSAVTSNGLVNSKQAGDPFPVYALTDEGVLCLVDNGLAIRKSVDLKVEKGFALSASDNLIACACCNGIVQLFTIETLNYSGSLLYSQTKSCQGETDVVYQSSTTEKDFQLIPTLPDALACQFSTSEKLVVIYGDHSLYVWDIHDMNKTRKCCVLVSHAACIWDVKNLCCENMHDPSLACVARGCPGGVSFATCSADGTIRVWDLALQPDLVDNDSGSHLFNTESLVTMRLVSAGIFERNIMEARIRTQGFRSMAASSDGKYLAAGDCEGNLHIYNLDTSDYTCFQGVHDAEILSLSFSLSSNKCDFSKEVVDGNYFLASGGRDRIIHLFDVKREFNLIKSIDDHSAAVTSVKLTRQEILSCSADRSLVFRDISTADGGHKISRRQQLLASHGTVYDMAVDPNIEFVVTVGQDKKINIFDIASGKLMRSFKQDKDFGDPIKVTVDPSCSYLACSYSNKSLCIYDAINGEMVVQVMGHSEVITGVIFLPDCKHIVSVGADGCIFVWKLPAFISSKMLQRMISKNLVLPATLSRILISEEEDQVCGIDSQDVLLQEFNQFAKEVLDQGGGPQRTPRFRFSISRLPMWAQSKVADSSIIVNPNFTCSQPQLQIEENNLSPIITGEGKYGLFCHEAQTPPSIGVRGNASRLSRLSRRSPENHSSQTSPMSPESLCYFSGDNRWLQVYTVCLDLLDSPELKFLNDLKVPNLSSHLCLLKSASLALLVDGTYSTNWLSSFHVIIKLGQECTESSPNTSEW